The proteins below are encoded in one region of Nitrospira sp.:
- a CDS encoding phosphatase, with product MKALAITDHDITAAIPEAFEAGVELGIDVVPGVEISSHYRDSELHILGYFFDWQDPVLNDRLARLRASRHARNPQIVKKLNDLGLELTYDEVIKLSETDAVGRPHIARVMLQKGYVRTTKEAFDRYLANGKPAYVARELPDPGTAIQWIREAGGVPVLAHPTWAPVSGQELVDLCRELKTAGLGGIEVYYSTHTAKQTGEYLALARQVGLQPTGGSDFHGTAKPDINVGVGRGDLTIPLELLGPLQAAALS from the coding sequence GTGAAGGCGCTGGCCATTACGGACCACGACATCACCGCCGCCATTCCCGAGGCTTTCGAAGCAGGAGTCGAATTAGGGATAGACGTCGTTCCCGGGGTCGAGATCAGTTCCCACTATCGCGACTCGGAGCTGCATATCCTAGGTTATTTCTTCGACTGGCAGGATCCTGTTCTGAACGACCGTTTGGCTCGGTTGCGTGCAAGCCGGCATGCACGGAACCCTCAGATCGTTAAAAAACTCAATGACCTGGGGCTTGAACTCACCTACGACGAAGTGATCAAACTGTCGGAAACCGATGCTGTGGGACGTCCACACATAGCGCGTGTGATGCTGCAGAAAGGATACGTGAGGACCACGAAGGAAGCCTTTGACCGTTATCTGGCCAACGGAAAGCCCGCCTATGTGGCACGCGAGTTACCCGATCCTGGGACAGCAATCCAATGGATACGCGAGGCAGGAGGAGTGCCGGTATTGGCGCATCCAACCTGGGCGCCGGTTTCCGGACAAGAGCTGGTAGACTTGTGCCGTGAACTGAAAACTGCCGGGCTTGGCGGAATTGAGGTTTACTACAGCACCCATACGGCAAAACAAACAGGCGAGTATCTGGCCCTTGCCCGGCAGGTCGGGCTGCAGCCCACAGGAGGCAGCGACTTCCATGGGACTGCGAAACCCGACATCAATGTGGGGGTGGGCCGGGGCGATCTCACAATCCCATTAGAGCTGCTGGGCCCCCTTCAGGCGGCAGCACTTTCCTAA
- the moaC gene encoding cyclic pyranopterin monophosphate synthase accessory protein — protein sequence MADLTHFNESGRARMVDVSAKVSTERVATAQACVYMRPETLEAIQRGKIAKGDVLAVAQVAGVMGAKRTPDLIPMCHPVLLSSVDISFKEEPQPNREGDCSVTITATAKTTGQTGVEMEAMTAASVAALTIYDMCKAIDKRMSFGDVCLLAKSGGKSGVFTRERG from the coding sequence GTGGCGGACCTCACGCATTTCAACGAGTCGGGCCGAGCCCGTATGGTCGATGTCAGCGCCAAGGTGTCCACGGAGCGCGTGGCGACCGCCCAGGCCTGCGTCTACATGAGACCGGAAACTCTGGAAGCTATCCAGAGGGGCAAGATCGCAAAAGGAGACGTGCTCGCCGTGGCCCAGGTCGCCGGAGTCATGGGGGCGAAACGAACCCCTGATCTGATTCCCATGTGTCATCCCGTGCTGCTGTCGAGCGTCGACATTTCCTTCAAAGAAGAGCCGCAGCCCAATCGGGAGGGGGATTGCTCCGTGACCATCACGGCCACGGCCAAGACCACCGGCCAGACCGGAGTTGAGATGGAAGCGATGACGGCCGCCTCGGTTGCGGCGCTGACGATTTACGACATGTGCAAAGCCATTGATAAGCGGATGAGTTTCGGGGACGTGTGCCTGCTGGCGAAATCGGGCGGCAAGTCCGGAGTGTTCACTCGCGAGCGAGGGTAA
- the moaA3 gene encoding GTP 3',8-cyclase 3, with protein sequence MPEEEYTWLPRETVLTFEEMAILTRAFTDLGVDKVRLTGGEPLLRRDLPLFVRMLRQNNRIKDLALTTNGILMADQAPQLYEAGLDRVTVSLDTLRPERFRQLTRRDNLHQVLEGIDAVNRAGFSGLKIDTVAIKGFNDDEILKLIEYGKSVQGEVRFIEYMDVGGATDWSMAKVLSKDEILALVAHHYGGVEAVVENSSAPAQRFSLPDGTIFGIIASTTAPFCATCDRSRLTADGMWYLCLYAKRGFDLRVPLRRGASAETIAAFITSVWRERRDRGAEARKALEPEGLRELQLIDISRLREDPHLEMHARGG encoded by the coding sequence ATGCCGGAAGAAGAGTACACGTGGCTACCTCGCGAAACCGTCCTGACCTTCGAGGAAATGGCTATCCTCACGCGGGCGTTCACCGATCTTGGAGTGGACAAGGTCCGGTTGACCGGCGGAGAGCCATTGCTTCGGCGCGATCTTCCCCTGTTCGTTCGAATGCTTCGGCAAAACAACCGCATCAAAGATTTAGCCCTGACCACCAATGGAATCCTCATGGCCGATCAGGCGCCGCAGCTCTACGAAGCTGGATTGGACCGCGTCACAGTCAGTTTGGATACGCTGAGGCCGGAGCGATTCCGACAGTTGACGCGTCGGGACAATCTGCACCAGGTGCTGGAGGGAATCGACGCGGTAAATCGAGCCGGTTTCTCAGGCTTGAAAATCGACACCGTGGCCATCAAGGGATTTAATGACGACGAAATCCTGAAATTGATCGAATACGGCAAGAGCGTGCAGGGCGAGGTTCGTTTCATTGAATACATGGACGTGGGGGGTGCCACGGACTGGTCTATGGCGAAGGTCCTTTCTAAGGATGAGATCCTCGCTCTGGTGGCGCACCATTACGGAGGCGTGGAGGCTGTCGTGGAAAACTCCTCGGCCCCAGCCCAGCGGTTTTCCTTGCCCGATGGCACGATCTTTGGCATTATTGCCTCCACGACGGCACCCTTCTGCGCCACATGCGATCGCAGCCGCCTCACAGCCGATGGGATGTGGTACCTCTGCCTGTATGCCAAGCGGGGCTTCGATCTACGGGTGCCGTTGCGGCGCGGTGCATCAGCGGAGACCATTGCCGCGTTCATTACGTCGGTCTGGCGGGAACGGCGTGATCGGGGCGCCGAGGCGCGCAAGGCTCTTGAGCCGGAGGGGCTCCGCGAGCTGCAGCTCATCGATATTTCCCGTCTCCGTGAAGATCCTCACCTCGAAATGCATGCCCGGGGGGGCTGA
- a CDS encoding hydantoin utilization protein A: protein MCEYHFMSDWHVLTMLGLGFLLGLRHALDADHVAAVSTVVARSSSIWRSGAVGAWWGLGHTLMLMVAGVVVVGFKVVIPEELAQWFEFVVGIMLVLLGVSLARAVLREDWHWHVHEHDGSHHRHLHHHRSTPDHVHPHWLDGTFQPFVVGMVHGLAGSAALLLLVVAAVETMTEALTYIAVFGVGSILGMMAVGALISLPLVYAEKWGPLARLSMRGVLSFGSVVVGVWTMISTGLLRGLF, encoded by the coding sequence TTGTGCGAATACCACTTCATGTCTGACTGGCACGTGCTCACGATGTTGGGGCTCGGTTTTCTCCTCGGCCTGCGGCATGCTCTCGATGCCGATCACGTGGCTGCGGTATCCACCGTGGTGGCAAGATCGTCGTCGATATGGCGATCGGGGGCCGTAGGGGCTTGGTGGGGACTGGGCCATACGCTGATGCTGATGGTCGCCGGAGTCGTGGTAGTCGGATTCAAAGTCGTCATCCCGGAAGAGCTCGCACAATGGTTTGAATTCGTCGTTGGGATCATGCTGGTACTCCTGGGTGTGTCCCTTGCCCGCGCTGTGTTGCGCGAAGATTGGCATTGGCACGTCCATGAGCACGATGGCAGCCATCACCGCCATCTCCACCATCATCGCTCGACCCCGGACCATGTTCATCCCCACTGGCTCGATGGAACGTTTCAGCCGTTTGTCGTGGGGATGGTCCACGGTCTGGCAGGATCCGCTGCGTTGCTGCTTTTGGTGGTGGCGGCCGTCGAGACGATGACCGAAGCGCTGACGTATATCGCTGTCTTCGGGGTCGGTTCAATCTTGGGGATGATGGCGGTCGGGGCTCTTATCAGCTTGCCGTTGGTGTATGCCGAAAAGTGGGGACCTCTTGCCCGCTTGTCGATGCGCGGCGTCCTTTCGTTCGGGAGCGTGGTGGTGGGAGTGTGGACGATGATTTCGACTGGGCTCCTTCGCGGTTTGTTCTAG
- the accD gene encoding acetyl-coenzyme A carboxylase carboxyl transferase subunit beta, with protein MAWFKKQKSPVEEPPRKSKAPEGMWLKCNHCREIIYRKEVERNFRVCPKCDYHFPITVIERISLVIDVGTFKEWDIELEALDPLNFHDQRAYKERLKSQQEKTGRKDALVTGEGQIHGRRVVLCLFDFGFMGGSMGSVVGEKFCRAVDRAIEHKLGVILFTSSGGARMQEGTLSLMQMAKTSAAVAKLSAAGLPFISILADPTFGGVTASVAMLGDIILAEPKALIGFAGPRVIEQTIKQQLPDGFQRAEFLLEHGMIDKIVERKQLKDTLATLISHL; from the coding sequence ATGGCGTGGTTTAAGAAACAGAAAAGCCCGGTCGAAGAGCCGCCTCGCAAGTCGAAGGCCCCCGAGGGCATGTGGCTCAAGTGCAACCATTGCCGGGAAATCATTTATCGCAAGGAGGTCGAGCGGAATTTTCGTGTGTGTCCGAAGTGCGACTACCATTTTCCCATTACCGTTATCGAACGGATCTCGCTCGTGATCGATGTTGGCACGTTCAAAGAATGGGACATCGAGTTGGAGGCATTAGACCCCCTCAACTTCCACGATCAACGAGCCTACAAAGAACGGTTGAAATCACAGCAGGAGAAAACGGGCCGCAAGGATGCCCTGGTGACCGGCGAAGGGCAAATTCATGGCCGCCGGGTTGTACTCTGTCTGTTTGACTTCGGATTCATGGGCGGAAGCATGGGGTCCGTGGTCGGAGAAAAATTCTGTCGCGCCGTGGACCGTGCCATCGAGCACAAGTTGGGAGTGATTTTGTTTACCTCGTCGGGTGGAGCTCGGATGCAAGAAGGCACACTCTCGCTCATGCAGATGGCCAAAACCTCCGCGGCGGTGGCAAAATTGTCGGCTGCTGGACTTCCATTTATTTCCATTCTCGCCGATCCGACGTTCGGCGGCGTCACCGCTAGTGTGGCGATGCTAGGGGACATCATTCTCGCAGAGCCGAAGGCCCTCATCGGTTTTGCCGGACCACGTGTCATCGAACAAACCATTAAGCAGCAGTTGCCGGACGGATTCCAGCGAGCGGAATTTCTGCTCGAGCACGGGATGATCGACAAGATCGTAGAACGCAAACAACTGAAGGATACGCTGGCGACCCTGATCAGCCATTTGTAG
- the folC gene encoding bifunctional folylpolyglutamate synthase/dihydrofolate synthase, protein MPGPSYADAVAYLFGLQRHGIKLGLESMGRLLQALGSPHEHLRTLHIGGTNGKGSTAAMVASILRAAGLRVGLYTSPHLVDFRERIRVNGLMIKEEDVADLTARLRRACPPDVPATFFEFTTAMALEYFNHTGVDVAVLEVGMGGRFDATNVVMPVVSCITTVAMDHEQYLGADLRAIAFEKAGIVKPGVPVVLGRLEAEARTVVMEAARGRGALLRELGVDFAVEGSLPSDCTYHRRGRSIRNLACPLRGRHQLDNLACAIAVIEEVVRCGLSVEESAIRQGLAEVQWPGRLEVMAERPLVLVDGAHNPAAAAAVAEYLASFRAQCPSSKVWLVLGMMQDKDHAGFVHAMMPHVDEVILTVPRVSRAASGETLSQWFPSDGPPARVIPAVSDAMFEARKRASPEDLICVTGSFMLIGEVKAILHGMSMSPLRG, encoded by the coding sequence ATGCCGGGTCCCTCCTACGCGGATGCAGTTGCCTACCTGTTCGGTTTGCAGCGCCATGGTATCAAGCTCGGGCTTGAGTCGATGGGGCGCCTGCTTCAAGCCTTAGGTTCTCCTCACGAACACCTGCGCACTCTCCACATCGGGGGAACGAACGGGAAAGGATCGACGGCGGCAATGGTCGCCTCCATCTTGAGGGCGGCAGGATTGCGTGTTGGACTGTATACGTCCCCGCATCTCGTGGATTTCCGCGAGCGTATTCGGGTTAATGGCCTCATGATCAAGGAGGAGGACGTCGCCGACCTCACGGCTCGCCTCCGCCGTGCCTGCCCGCCAGATGTGCCTGCGACCTTCTTTGAATTCACGACAGCCATGGCCTTGGAGTACTTTAATCATACCGGTGTCGATGTCGCGGTGCTGGAGGTGGGGATGGGAGGGCGTTTCGACGCCACAAACGTCGTCATGCCGGTGGTCTCGTGCATCACGACGGTGGCAATGGACCACGAACAGTACCTCGGCGCCGATCTTCGCGCGATTGCGTTCGAAAAGGCGGGTATTGTCAAACCGGGGGTGCCGGTCGTGCTCGGGAGACTCGAGGCCGAAGCGCGGACGGTCGTGATGGAAGCGGCGCGCGGACGCGGCGCGCTGTTGCGAGAACTCGGGGTCGACTTCGCCGTGGAAGGAAGTTTACCGTCGGACTGTACCTACCATCGTCGCGGCCGCAGCATCCGGAATCTCGCTTGTCCCTTGCGTGGACGTCATCAATTGGATAATCTCGCGTGCGCAATTGCGGTCATCGAGGAGGTGGTCCGATGCGGCCTATCCGTTGAGGAGTCGGCCATCCGCCAAGGCCTGGCCGAGGTGCAGTGGCCGGGACGGTTGGAGGTGATGGCCGAGCGCCCGTTGGTGCTCGTGGATGGTGCGCACAATCCGGCGGCAGCGGCGGCCGTCGCCGAGTACCTCGCCAGTTTTCGGGCTCAGTGCCCATCGTCCAAGGTGTGGCTGGTCTTGGGGATGATGCAGGACAAAGACCATGCGGGATTTGTGCACGCGATGATGCCGCATGTAGACGAGGTGATCCTAACCGTCCCGCGCGTCTCCCGGGCGGCCTCCGGTGAGACGCTTTCCCAGTGGTTCCCCTCAGATGGTCCCCCGGCGCGGGTCATCCCCGCTGTCAGCGATGCGATGTTCGAAGCGCGGAAGCGGGCTTCACCTGAGGATCTTATCTGCGTGACCGGATCGTTCATGCTCATCGGGGAAGTCAAAGCCATCCTTCACGGAATGTCGATGTCACCGCTTCGGGGATGA
- the lptD gene encoding LPS-assembly protein LptD: MGLTPRRILNTGWALFLVLSWTTMLWGAGPTSEGAGIATTGSQPVQINADRLEYQQDREVYLADGNVIVVNGDQRLTADHMTVHPLTGLVQATGNVHLTGPTSEVWGDQLELDINTEAGVVTNGRVHFRQTNTYATGRLMQRFSEDHYRIKEGTFTNCDAKDGETPAWRFTFDDLDLDASDSVAMRGTWFCVLDKPLIPFPTLTYPISYRKSGFLIPQPAYDNRFGIGYRQGYFWAINHSQDLLVTPNYYSKLGYGADLQYRYWLNKQARGEWFLSVLNQQELPNVAGVSPDSADAQRVRALVSGSHVQQVNADLRVSAQAFLVSDPDYLQQLSNSGVLRALPSGESNLLATNRLGNGNLFFLGRYLQPLQSGGSDTFQSLPELGYSLADVSAFGTPLLTGLDTSMVHWYREEGFQFTRAHVMPELSARPWNLGHVLGMTPRARFLEAYYTRGITDETPFDRQTFWGSIDMTSRLSRRYGLEGGQSLLHVLEPKVVYEYVPASPQSQIPQIDGIDDLPKKNLLTYSLHSRLLETKSSGNAFNWLDLTLAQSYHVGAVQTMARDFEPGAIPIYGTTTQPLTPAMTPIQGTRLSDIWVRGLIGNTTPEYIPGYSPLTIDTLSRQYSSLTQYVIVDAFLDPYRGNLTQFNTDWRVQQSNAWYLEIGQRYATGGNRPRRGDIWNPISFNEVYAPTPEVQFVTATGAVRLPYGMTVGGRAYYDVKNNRSPEYDLVGLYQNPCKCWSLGFYYLQFPDRFNAMVVLSLTGIGWTESFGTAVMRQILTPITIGERGLPWGAVGGPYGRPTPMVSPTGTSDR, encoded by the coding sequence ATGGGGCTGACCCCCAGGCGGATCCTCAACACAGGCTGGGCGCTCTTTCTCGTACTGTCCTGGACCACAATGCTATGGGGGGCAGGACCGACTTCGGAGGGAGCTGGTATTGCGACGACCGGGTCCCAACCCGTTCAGATCAATGCCGACCGGTTGGAGTATCAACAAGATCGCGAGGTCTACCTTGCCGACGGCAACGTCATTGTGGTGAATGGTGATCAGAGATTGACCGCCGATCATATGACGGTGCACCCGCTGACAGGATTGGTTCAGGCCACTGGGAACGTGCATCTCACCGGGCCAACGTCGGAGGTATGGGGAGATCAACTCGAGCTCGATATCAATACCGAAGCCGGTGTCGTTACCAATGGGCGCGTGCACTTTCGGCAAACCAACACCTACGCCACCGGCCGCCTCATGCAGCGCTTTTCCGAGGACCATTATCGCATCAAAGAGGGAACGTTCACGAACTGCGACGCCAAGGATGGCGAGACACCCGCTTGGCGATTCACTTTCGATGATCTCGATTTGGATGCGTCCGACAGTGTTGCGATGCGCGGAACCTGGTTCTGCGTGCTGGACAAGCCGTTGATTCCCTTTCCGACACTGACGTACCCAATTAGCTACCGGAAGAGCGGTTTTCTCATTCCCCAACCGGCGTACGACAACCGATTTGGGATCGGCTATCGGCAGGGCTATTTTTGGGCGATTAACCACAGCCAAGATTTACTCGTGACTCCCAACTACTACAGCAAGCTTGGATACGGAGCGGATCTACAATACCGATACTGGTTGAATAAGCAAGCTCGTGGCGAATGGTTCCTGAGTGTGCTGAATCAACAGGAACTGCCGAATGTCGCCGGCGTCTCGCCTGACAGTGCGGACGCACAACGAGTCCGTGCGCTGGTCAGTGGGAGCCATGTGCAGCAAGTGAACGCCGATTTGCGTGTATCGGCCCAGGCATTCTTGGTCTCCGACCCCGATTATCTGCAGCAGTTGAGCAATTCCGGCGTCCTGCGTGCGCTTCCCAGCGGCGAGTCCAATTTGCTGGCCACGAATCGGCTCGGCAATGGCAATCTCTTTTTCCTTGGTCGTTACCTTCAACCACTTCAATCGGGCGGGAGCGACACGTTTCAGAGTTTGCCGGAGCTGGGGTATAGCCTGGCTGATGTCAGCGCATTCGGTACACCGCTGCTGACAGGCCTGGATACCAGTATGGTGCACTGGTACCGAGAGGAAGGGTTTCAATTCACCCGTGCGCATGTCATGCCGGAATTAAGCGCCAGGCCGTGGAATCTCGGCCATGTGCTCGGGATGACGCCGAGGGCAAGGTTTCTTGAGGCCTATTACACGCGAGGAATTACGGACGAAACCCCATTCGATCGTCAGACCTTTTGGGGATCGATTGACATGACCTCCCGCTTGAGCCGACGGTACGGTCTCGAGGGAGGGCAAAGCCTCCTGCACGTTCTTGAGCCTAAAGTGGTCTACGAGTACGTCCCAGCATCGCCCCAGTCGCAGATTCCGCAGATCGACGGCATCGATGATCTTCCCAAAAAAAATCTGCTCACGTATTCACTGCACTCGCGACTGCTTGAAACGAAGTCCAGCGGAAACGCCTTTAACTGGCTGGATCTGACTCTCGCCCAAAGCTATCATGTGGGTGCCGTACAGACGATGGCGCGTGATTTCGAGCCTGGGGCCATACCAATATATGGAACGACGACGCAGCCGCTTACTCCCGCCATGACGCCGATCCAGGGGACTAGGCTCTCTGATATCTGGGTTAGGGGTCTTATCGGCAATACGACACCCGAATACATCCCAGGGTACTCGCCGCTGACGATCGACACGTTGAGCCGGCAGTACTCGTCGCTCACGCAATACGTGATCGTCGATGCGTTCCTTGACCCCTATCGAGGCAACTTGACCCAATTCAACACTGATTGGCGGGTTCAACAAAGCAACGCGTGGTATCTTGAGATAGGACAACGGTACGCCACCGGTGGCAATCGTCCACGGCGTGGTGACATTTGGAATCCGATCTCCTTCAACGAAGTGTACGCCCCCACGCCCGAGGTCCAATTCGTCACTGCCACGGGGGCTGTACGGCTCCCATACGGTATGACCGTCGGGGGACGAGCATACTATGATGTCAAAAACAACCGAAGCCCCGAGTATGATCTTGTCGGCCTCTACCAGAATCCATGTAAATGCTGGTCCTTGGGGTTTTATTATTTGCAATTCCCCGACAGGTTTAATGCCATGGTCGTCTTGAGTCTGACGGGCATCGGCTGGACCGAAAGCTTTGGCACGGCTGTGATGAGACAGATTCTGACGCCGATCACTATCGGTGAGCGCGGGCTCCCGTGGGGAGCGGTCGGTGGACCGTATGGTCGGCCGACTCCGATGGTATCCCCAACAGGCACATCGGATCGATAG